One genomic region from Proteus vulgaris encodes:
- the infC gene encoding translation initiation factor IF-3 produces the protein MKGGKRIQSTRQNRINGEIRAHEVRLTGLDGEQIGVVSLKEALEKAEEAGADLVEISPNAEPPVCRIMDYGKFLYEKSKTLKEQKKKQKVIQVKEVKFRPGTDEGDYQVKLRNLIRFLEDGDKAKVTLRFRGREMAHQQIGMEMLNRIREDLDELAAVESFPNKIEGRQMIMVLAPKKK, from the coding sequence CAGAATCGCATCAATGGTGAGATTCGCGCTCATGAAGTTCGTTTAACAGGTTTAGATGGCGAACAGATTGGAGTTGTTAGTCTGAAAGAGGCTCTTGAGAAAGCCGAGGAAGCAGGTGCTGATTTAGTTGAAATTAGTCCTAATGCCGAGCCGCCGGTTTGTCGTATTATGGACTACGGCAAATTCCTCTATGAGAAAAGTAAGACTCTCAAAGAACAGAAAAAGAAACAAAAAGTTATTCAGGTTAAGGAAGTTAAATTCCGTCCTGGTACAGATGAAGGCGACTATCAGGTCAAACTACGCAACCTGATTCGTTTTCTTGAAGATGGCGATAAAGCCAAAGTCACACTGCGTTTCCGTGGTCGTGAAATGGCACACCAACAAATCGGTATGGAAATGCTTAACCGTATCCGTGAAGATTTGGATGAACTGGCTGCTGTTGAATCTTTCCCTAATAAGATTGAAGGGCGTCAGATGATCATGGTGTTAGCGCCGAAGAAGAAATAG
- the rpmI gene encoding 50S ribosomal protein L35, whose product MPKIKTVRGAAKRFKKTAGGGFKRKHANLRHILTKKSTKRKRHLRPKGMVSKGDLGLVVACLPYA is encoded by the coding sequence ATGCCAAAGATTAAAACAGTACGCGGCGCAGCTAAGCGCTTTAAAAAAACTGCTGGTGGTGGCTTCAAGCGCAAGCATGCTAACCTCCGTCACATTCTGACTAAAAAATCAACTAAGCGTAAACGTCATTTACGTCCAAAAGGCATGGTCTCTAAAGGAGATTTAGGTCTGGTCGTAGCTTGCTTACCATACGCATAA
- the rplT gene encoding 50S ribosomal protein L20 — MARAKRGVIARARHKKILKQAKGYYGARSRVYRVAFQAVIKAGQYAYRDRRQKKRQFRQLWIARINAAARQNGMSYSRFINGLKKASIEIDRKILADIAVFDKVAFAALVEKAKGALA; from the coding sequence ATGGCTCGTGCTAAACGTGGTGTTATCGCCCGTGCTCGTCACAAGAAAATTTTAAAGCAAGCTAAAGGTTATTACGGTGCACGTTCACGTGTATATCGTGTAGCTTTCCAGGCTGTAATCAAAGCTGGTCAATATGCGTACCGTGACCGTCGTCAGAAAAAACGTCAGTTCCGTCAGCTGTGGATCGCGCGTATCAACGCAGCAGCTCGTCAGAACGGTATGTCTTATAGCCGTTTCATCAATGGTCTGAAAAAAGCATCCATTGAAATCGACCGTAAGATTCTGGCTGACATCGCTGTATTCGACAAAGTAGCATTCGCTGCTTTAGTTGAAAAAGCGAAAGGTGCTCTGGCTTAA
- the pheM gene encoding pheST operon leader peptide PheM, translated as MLNIAFFRFFFYFSA; from the coding sequence ATGTTAAATATCGCTTTTTTCCGTTTCTTTTTTTACTTTAGCGCCTAA
- the pheS gene encoding phenylalanine--tRNA ligase subunit alpha encodes MPHLAELVAQAKAAIEEAQDVAALDSVRVEYLGKKGHLTLQMSTLRDLPAEDRPAAGAVINQAKQEVQQALNTRKDYLESALLNERLSAEKIDVSLPGRRIENGGLHPVTRTIERIETFFGELGFSVESGPEIEDDYHNFDALNIPAHHPARADHDTFWFDAKRLLRTQTSGVQIRTMQDKQPPIRIIAPGRVYRNDYDQTHTPMFHQIEGLIVDKDISFTNLKGTLHDFLKNFFEEDMEIRFRPSYFPFTEPSAEVDVMGKNGKWLEVLGCGMVHPNVLRNVGIDPEVYSGFAFGMGMERLTMLRYGVTDLRSFFENDLRFLKQFK; translated from the coding sequence ATGCCACATCTCGCTGAACTCGTTGCTCAAGCTAAAGCAGCTATCGAAGAGGCACAGGATGTTGCTGCGCTGGATTCGGTTCGTGTTGAATACTTGGGGAAAAAAGGTCATTTAACGCTTCAGATGTCCACGCTGCGCGACTTACCCGCGGAAGATCGTCCAGCTGCAGGGGCTGTCATTAATCAGGCTAAACAAGAGGTTCAGCAAGCGCTGAATACTCGTAAAGATTATCTTGAATCAGCACTATTAAACGAACGTTTATCTGCTGAGAAAATCGATGTGTCTTTGCCTGGTCGCCGTATTGAAAACGGTGGTCTACACCCAGTAACTCGTACAATTGAACGTATTGAAACTTTCTTTGGCGAATTAGGGTTTTCTGTAGAATCTGGCCCTGAAATTGAAGATGATTATCATAACTTTGATGCGTTGAATATTCCTGCACATCACCCAGCAAGAGCTGACCACGATACTTTCTGGTTTGATGCAAAACGTTTACTGCGTACACAAACATCCGGTGTGCAAATTCGTACCATGCAAGATAAACAGCCACCTATTCGCATCATCGCTCCAGGTCGCGTATATCGTAATGACTACGATCAGACTCACACACCAATGTTCCACCAAATTGAAGGCTTAATTGTTGATAAAGACATTAGCTTTACCAATTTAAAAGGAACACTACACGATTTCCTGAAAAACTTTTTTGAAGAAGATATGGAAATTCGTTTCCGTCCTTCTTATTTCCCATTCACAGAACCTTCCGCAGAAGTCGATGTAATGGGTAAGAATGGTAAATGGTTAGAAGTGTTGGGTTGCGGTATGGTTCACCCAAATGTATTACGTAATGTAGGTATCGATCCTGAAGTTTATTCAGGTTTTGCGTTCGGTATGGGTATGGAACGTCTGACTATGTTACGTTACGGTGTCACTGACTTGCGTTCATTCTTCGAAAACGATCTTCGTTTCCTCAAACAGTTTAAATAA